The genomic stretch GCAGCCGGTCCAGCATGGGCTGATCATGCGTGTCAAAAGTTTCCTGCGCCGATAAGCAGCGTTCATAATAGGCCAGCACCTGCTGCAGTTCAGCGGGCGGCAGGGTCTCCAGCCATTGGTTGAATGCCGTTCTTTCCGCATCGGTGGCAGTGCCTGCGGCAAAGCGGGGCAGTAATTCGGGATAGTTCATATAGCGTGATTACCTATAAGACGACGCCGTGAAAAGATCATGGATGGGAAAATGAAAAAAAGATCCGCCGCTTAAAAAGCCAGCAGGGTCATCAGCATAAAATTGCCATAGCGGCCCATTTCACTGCGGACGGTCCGGTTGGCCAGGTAGAGCTGTTTAATGACCACTGATTTGGACAGGCCCAGTTGCGCTGCTATCTCATCCAGGGACAGGTCCTGGAAAACATTCAGCTCATAGATCTGCCGTTGCCTTTCCGGCAGGCGGGCGATGGCCTGCAATGCATAGCGGTAAAATTCTTTGTATTCCAGTTCCTGGGCGGCCCCGGTAATGGCGGGATTGGCTGCCTGTGCTGTTTCGCGGCGGGAGCGGGCCTTATGACTCTTGTGGAGGTCCAGCACGCGGTTGCGCGCCATTCGGAATAGATATTGTTCAAAGGAACGCACAGCCCGGAGTGATTCCCGTTTGATCCATAGTTTAAGAAAGATATCCTGGATGATCTCTTCCGGATCTTCTACTGATTTGAAAGGATGCAGATAACGTTGGAGAACGGGTTGGTAACGTCTGAACAGGGCTTTAAAGGCGGCAATATCCCCGGCTGCCAGCCGCTCCAGCAGGGCATTGTCCTCCCGGGCATTCCCGGGCTCTTCAATATGTAAAGGGTCCTTTGCCACGCGCTCCGTGCCATTTAAGATCATAAAAGTTGAGGTTTAATGGCAATCCGTTGATGAGCAGGATGTAAACATATTGAATTTTACCGTAACTCGCGCATCAGGCCTTAAACCGGTTCAGCATTTTGAAAAAATTGTCGGCATAGGTACTACCAATGGGAATTATTTTATCGCCGATCATGATCTCCTGGCGCTCGATGGTATTGATCTTGTCCAGCGCCACAATATAGGATTTATGGACCCGGATGAAGCGGTTGGCAGGCAGCGCCTCTTCCAGCTGCTTCATGGCCTGCAAAGTGATGATCCGCTGGGTGCGGGTATAAATGGACAGGTAGTTCTTCAGCCCTTCCACGTAGAGGATATCATCCAGCTCCACCCTGACCATCTTGGTCTCCACTTTGATGAATATATAACCGCCGGTCACCGGGTAGGCCTCAGGCGTGGCAGGCACGGGCGTGCCGGCCGAAGGGAACCGCTGCCGGAAAGCTTTCTCCACGGCCCGCAGGAAACGTTCAAAAGAAACGGGTTTCAGCAGGTAGTCCACCACATTGTGCTCAAAGCC from Candidatus Pseudobacter hemicellulosilyticus encodes the following:
- a CDS encoding sigma-70 family RNA polymerase sigma factor, with translation MILNGTERVAKDPLHIEEPGNAREDNALLERLAAGDIAAFKALFRRYQPVLQRYLHPFKSVEDPEEIIQDIFLKLWIKRESLRAVRSFEQYLFRMARNRVLDLHKSHKARSRRETAQAANPAITGAAQELEYKEFYRYALQAIARLPERQRQIYELNVFQDLSLDEIAAQLGLSKSVVIKQLYLANRTVRSEMGRYGNFMLMTLLAF
- a CDS encoding LytTR family DNA-binding domain-containing protein, which encodes MNGINESHTLSCLVIDDEPLAIKLLEDHISRVPFLKLQGTHSNPLDALLAFNQQPADLIFLDIQMPQLNGVQFMQLLQNRAQVIIISAHQEYAIEGFEHNVVDYLLKPVSFERFLRAVEKAFRQRFPSAGTPVPATPEAYPVTGGYIFIKVETKMVRVELDDILYVEGLKNYLSIYTRTQRIITLQAMKQLEEALPANRFIRVHKSYIVALDKINTIERQEIMIGDKIIPIGSTYADNFFKMLNRFKA